GCATCGACGGAACGGGAGAAGGGTATTTCCGGCTGACACTATTTTTAAAAGCCTACTGGGACTCTCCTACTTTTATAGAGGAACGGGTGGCATGGAAATCTTTGGAGTGGCGTTGGAGAACGGGAGAAGTATTTCCCGAAAACGCCCGTCTTATCCCCTGTTTAGTGTATGCGACATGGGCTGGGACACCTATTTGTTGAATCTCCCAAATCTACCGTGGATTTTCGTCAATTAGAGGATAATGTCTGGTCCTTTGTTTCCATGAGTTCAAATGGCTGGCTTACCTGAAAGAATAACCGACGATGAACTGGGCACATCGGATCTTCGAAATTCTCAGGAGTCCCAGGAACATGAACACGACTTCAAATGCACATTAAATGCACATTGAAGCCACGTCGCCTGCTTCGTGGCGAGATCACATACGCGGTTGCGAAGGAGCAAGACGCTAATATACTACACCAGCTCAACTGAAAATCCGATTTTTCACCCATTTGCACCGCAACCGAGAGTTGATAAAAGTCGTTGTCGCCTGCCATCTTGGCTTAGGTACTGCAGATGTATGCAGCATTGTTGACTTAGACGAATGGATACATGGAAGCTTCAATGTGTGCATTCGGGTAGATATTGATGAACTCGAGAGAAATAGCGGAAGACAGGTCATGGCTCGACTTCCCTTGCCCTATCGGATTGGAGAAGATTCCGGCCCGGGGAATGCAGATGAGAAGATACGTTGTGAAGTTGGAACCTATGCCTGGCTGCAAGAAAAATGTCCGAGTGTTCCTATTCCCCATCTGTATGGATACGGATTTACTGCTGGCAAAGAGGCTAGTCGGATATCATCTCTCTTGTGCATTGCCATATGCTCACTTTGCTCCCTAGTTCACATATCTTGACAATCTCCCTTTCTTCGCACGAAATTTTCAGCGTCTGCGCCGGTGGCTTTTGTGGGTATTTTGCTACCCGGTTCCTTCTTTCTATGTCGAGAATCGTATCAAAGACTATGCTAGACTGGGCACACCCTATATGGTCATTGAATATCTAAATCCGTCAAGAGGCAGAATGCTCTCTGAAATATGGGGTGAGGGTAGTATGGATCCCAAGTTGCGGACGAACATCTTCCACGGCCTATCCAGAATTATGCCCACTCTGATGCCTACTCCGTTGCCGAAGATTGGATCTTTCATTCTAGATGACAATGGGCAGTCAAGCTTGAGTAACCGACCTCTTTCTCTTGAGATCCAGCAGCTTGAAATGGAACATATCCCAGTGGACATCCACAGAGACTCGACTTATCTCGGTGTTGGGTCATAAATTCACGATCTTCTTGCACTACATGACcgtcgtcttcgtcatcaACCTAATGCAGTCAATAGCATTGAGGATGGATTCTACCAGAAGTCCGCATTAATGGTGATGAGAAGCATTTGGTCTTGCTTTTTCCATCGAGATCGTTTCCGTGGCCCTTTTTTTCTAACTCTAACCGATCTCAATCAGACCAACATTTTTGTCGACAAAGATTGGAAGATTAAGTGTCTTGTGGACCTTGAAGGGCTTGCTCTCACCCATTGGAGATGATCCACTCCCCACACTGGCTAGTAAACCAAGCTATTGATCTGATCAGCTTAGATCAACTTGGTGTTCTCCACGCTGAGTTTATGGATGCTTTCGCCGAGGAAGCAAAATTTGATTGAAGCGCCTTCTGATCTTCATCCTATAGTGAAGAAAGGACTGGAGAATGGGACATTCTGGTATTCACTGGCTCTCACAAGTCCCACAGCCTTGTTCCAAATTTTTTATGACTACATTCAACCCAGATTCTCCAAAACTCATGACGAACCGGCATTTTGGCGGATCACTATGCTCTATTGGACATTCGATACGTTCACTTTCACCGAGCAAAAAGTCAGAGCAAAGCACGTATATGATCTCTCTTTGCAAGAGGCATTTCGACGTTGATCAATAACCTCGGTACAGATATTTTTTCAAACTCATCACCCGTTCTAGCCcgtctctttctccttggccttctcgccctgctcctttttttttcaaagtcCTCTATCGCATATTGGAGATTCATAGTAGCTTTTAAACCCCGATTCTGCTGCGCTGCTTTTCCCGACGAGGAAAGCTGATTCAGAGTTTTGGCGTCCATCTTCATGGCAACTgtggcttcttctttcttgcCATCAAAACTTGAATCAGAGAGTCGATCGCCCATCTTGTAGATAGCCTGTAGGTGGGAGTATTATTTGAGACCTCCGCCAGGACCTTTATGTAATATGATTAGAACAATGATCCGAAGTAATGTTTCCCTTTCAGGTGAAATAAATTCGGGCACAGAATGGCGTTCACCGGCTCTGGGCATTAGGGAAAATACATCACAATTACAATCGAGAACGGAGAGGCCCCGTGCTTATCAAAAGTATCGATGCAGAGCCCCTAGCACATCACTGGCCACAAGACTTCTCTACAATAGGGATCTAGAGGTCTAGATTTCATGCTTAAAGCACGTGAGAAATCTGGGACTTCTGGCCCAGCGATAGTTATTCCAAGAGCCAAAGGAGGAGACACTTGGTTGCTTCCGACATAATGCATCAATGGAGCGGGGGACCTTGTATGGACGTGCATCTTTCTCTCGAGGACTGTCATGATTGACCGAAGATTGAGAGGTTTCAGCCTTCAAGGCGCATTAAGCATTAGCGTGGCCGTGCAATTCGTTGGCAAGGCACCCATCTATGTCTGTTTATTTGCTACGTGGTGAACTTGTCCCCTATCAATCCAGTACACGCCCACGCGTCTCTACGGAAATCGGCCCTCGCCTCACATTTTATATACACCAGCTCACATCCATCCACAGTCTCCCACAGTCGTCCGCTTTTCCACATATCCCAAAGTAAATCTGCCAGCATGACAGTAACAGCCAATATTCAGATATTTTCTGCAATGGAAATTGAAAGAAAGGAttttgaggatgaggagttTCCCTCCCATCTACTCCCGCCCCCCGGGTCTTGTGCAACGATGCCAAGCTGCTTGTCGATTAATCCACGACATTTCCAAAAAAATTCCTTGGCAGACGCACGAACGGAATTACCCAAAATTTCACTTAAGCTAGCTGAGATTTCAGGCCATAGCGCCAATCTATTTGTTCCGCGCTCATTAACTTCGACACTCGCCCTAATTGGCTGCGATTATGGTCTGTATACTTGAAGTAGAAGGCCCCGGCTATAGTATCCTCTGCCACCCCTGTTCATGAGGTAAAATACCCTCATCTGTTGAATTCAAATTGGTCATGAAATCAGGTTAGTGAAGGAATATATCAGCCTTCTCACTCATGGCATTTCCGTTAAGGATCCGAGTAAAGAAGCTGCTTGTATCATCTGACGGCTGTGTCAATCCAGGTATTGAATGAAAACTAGGAAGATGTAGTAAAATTGGGATGGTTTTAGCCACCGCCATCTCTCGGCCAAAGCACTATGTTGACTATCAATTCAATATCACTGCGCATAAATCCATGCAAAGTAAATAGTTACAAGAACAGATTACGGGAGTTTTGAGGCCTGCCAAGATCGAGTTTGCGTTTTCACCGTGTACTTGCTAAATGTGGTTTAAGCGACCTACTTAGAGGTAGAAATATAGATGAGATCTTGAATTTTTCAACAGATGCGTTTCATACTTCAAATGCCTTTGTGGggtattcttcttcttgtagTCTGTCACTAGGGTCCTTCACATTTCAGATAGAAGACAGAAAGAGAGCAGCAACACAGAAATCGGGGGAAAATGCAGGATCAAGATGTGCCGTGATGATCTCAGATGCACCAGACGGGTCAAGGCTTGAGACAAAGTTCTTCCTCGATTTTGTCAATGTTGGTCTTCATGAAATTCTTCCAAAGCGGATCTGCACCGTTGAGAAACTCATGGAACATCTTAGAGGTGAGCGTGATCCCGAATTTTGTCATCCGGGAGATCAGTTCGGTATTTGCCCGAAAGCATGCGTCTCGTATGATTTGCTTAACCCGAGCAATTTCAAAATCGTGGGCAATGATCAACTGAATTAGATCCGCATCACCACCAATGAGGGCAGCATGAAGTGTATTGGGTACTTCGTATGACCAGCCAGGTGTGCTGGTCCCTCGAATGATCTCTCTGGCTTTGCTGGATTGGATTAGCCTCTTTCGAGATACCATCTCAGATGAATCCTCTGGTCGCAAATCGGGAGCAAAGCGCAACGAAAACTCTGAATTATCGTCATTAACGTCGGCACCCTTCTCGAGCGCATATCTGACGACACTTTCCTTGCAGTGCCAGAGTCCTTCGTACAGGATGATTTGTGCAGCATCTTTGACGGTGAGACTTTGATCGCCATACttgaggaaagagaagaggacTTTGAGCACGGGCAAATGACCACGAGCTGCAGCAAGCTTGAGAGGTCGTCGCAGCTTGAACGCGCCTTCGAATAGGGATGGATCGTGAAAAAGCAACCGCTTTACAATGTGCACATGGCCATTTCCCGCAGCTTGTCTCATCGGGGTTTCGTAGTGTTCGTCCAACAAGTTGGGGCTGACGCCTTGTTTAAGGAGAAGACAAACGCAAGAATTCGAACCAATTGCAGCTGCTGCGGTCAAGGGGTGTGATTTTGGGTGTCGTGGAATGACTTTCAAAGACTCGGGGGCATCACGATCGGCCAAATGAGATCTGAATCTATCTCGCCGTGGAATCTTGGCACCGGCCTTCAGGCACTTGCGAATTGTGCCGGCGAGGCCACGTTGAGCTGCCCAGAGGACAACGTAAGCGTGTTCGTGAGGCGAATTGTGTTTGTAGAGTTTGTCGTCGAACATGAGGGCAAAATGTGGGCTCGTGCaaatgaaggcattccggtCTTGTTGAGAATTCAGATTACTCTCAATCATGAGAATGAGCTCTGTGGGTAGGTGAACAAGTGCCATGCTTGCTCCCGCCAGAGCCAATGTCAAAGTACTGAGGACTGAGAATGTGAGATTCAGGGGAAAGATGATCGAAAGGGAGAGGTAGTCGCAACCATAAAAAAAGACCGTTAGATGGAGGTTAAGATTAAGCAGCTATGGCTTGACCTTTCGCTAGCTTTCGAATGTAGCGATTTGTAAAAGTGATCACGaaaagcagagaaagaaattTAATGCGCGACATGAGAGAGAATGGACGCAGTTGAGGTTCAGGAAGATAGAAGAAAGCTGAGCAGATGAATCCCGAGTGATAGAGCAGTGATACTTGAAAGTAAGGAAGGAGATGAAGGTAGACAATGGCAATTGAGGATTGTTCGGACAACCAGGTGGCCTTGTTTGTCAGGCGTCTCTCTCACTTTGCATACACTTTTCAATTGTTCTCGAGGATGAATTAGCCAGAATCTATATTCTAGCCAAAAATCAACTTCCTTTCATTATGGCTGTCAAGAGGATAACGGTGAATAGAGCAATAGACCAATTGAACAAAAGAAATGCATCCTACAACACTGCCCAAGTTGTCTTGTATGCTAGTTCTACATAAGTGATTGATACCTATTATTCCCATTGAAAATACAACAAGAGCTCTAGCCTCGTGATACCCAGGGCTTCAGACTATatccttctcatccttgAAGCTGCCTTGGCTGTGCTGTGGTCTCCATTTGCAATCGTCTTAATTGACCGTCGTGATTTTGGCAAACAACCATGTCGACGTTTATAATCTGCTTTGAATGAAAACCTAACATTTAGTCCAAGGGCTTATTAATTCTAGAGATACAACGAATGAAAGTAGATTGTCTTAGCAGTTTCTTCTTCTACTTTCTTAATGTTATGGACTATTTGGGGCGTTCTTCCCTTCGTAGATACGATTCCTGGCCTGGGGGGCTCAATTTACCAACGCAATGACTTCAAAATCCAATCAACAGGCTGTTAACTCCTCATAGTCCCGATCCAAGTGAGCGAAGGTAATCTGACCTCATTAACATGCGTTCCTGGAAAGTGATTTTGGCCGCCGCATGAACGGACTTGAGGAATAGCACGGCCAGATTTGAGCATTTTGGTGTAGAACGAGATATTGATATAGAGGAAAGCAGCGACACAAAGATGTGCAACCCACATTTTTCTCAAAACTCCTATAAAATCCTATTCGGACCCATAATCCGAGATTTTGAGCAATGGCACATGCAACGGCTGACGCCGGGGGCAGGGCCCGACACCCCCGCATTTTTCGTGATATTTGGGGCAGATTGCGGCCTACGCCATTGAACTTGAACTGGCGTTCTGTAATATTTTTGCGCTCATTCTTTACTGCCGCCAACTCATTCTAGTACCAGTAACCATAGAACAAAGGTTAGAGATAAAACTTGGGTGTATTGCACAGCTTTATATTCTCAGATTctccgggggggggggggggggtt
Above is a window of Penicillium digitatum chromosome 2, complete sequence DNA encoding:
- a CDS encoding Aminoglycoside phosphotransferase: MARLPLPYRIGEDSGPGNADEKIRCEVGTYAWLQEKCPSVPIPHLYGYGFTAGKEFTYLDNLPFFARNFQRLRRWLLWVFCYPVPSFYVENRIKDYARLGTPYMVIEYLNPSRGRMLSEIWGEGSMDPKLRTNIFHGLSRIMPTLMPTPLPKIGSFILDDNGQSSLSNRPLSLEIQQLEMEHIPVDIHRDSTYLGVGS
- a CDS encoding Ankyrin repeat protein produces the protein MALVHLPTELILMIESNLNSQQDRNAFICTSPHFALMFDDKLYKHNSPHEHAYVVLWAAQRGLAGTIRKCLKAGAKIPRRDRFRSHLADRDAPESLKVIPRHPKSHPLTAAAAIGSNSCVCLLLKQGVSPNLLDEHYETPMRQAAGNGHVHIVKRLLFHDPSLFEGAFKLRRPLKLAAARGHLPVLKVLFSFLKYGDQSLTVKDAAQIILYEGLWHCKESVVRYALEKGADVNDDNSEFSLRFAPDLRPEDSSEMVSRKRLIQSSKAREIIRGTSTPGWSYEVPNTLHAALIGGDADLIQLIIAHDFEIARVKQIIRDACFRANTELISRMTKFGITLTSKMFHEFLNGADPLWKNFMKTNIDKIEEELCLKP